Below is a window of Malania oleifera isolate guangnan ecotype guangnan chromosome 1, ASM2987363v1, whole genome shotgun sequence DNA.
GTTGAATTGGAAtaaaatgacaaaaaataaataaaataacattttgAATGGGACGCGtgatgaaattgagaaaattaCATTTCCATGTACCATACATGTCAACACATGAactattttttataaattattataattttatatatttatttgacTATATTCATCTTAAAAATAATTGTTCTACAAACTAAGCATAATCTATTAAAAAACACTCACTAAAAGCCAATTTTATGCATGCATTCGTTGCACTGTCATCATCAACCCACCACCAACTGCACTGTGGATTGAAAAAgaattaatataaattataatttgtCATAAGCGATGGGCAAATTAATCCCAACAATTCTATAATTTAAGAAACGGAGAAAGGGTTTCAATCCAGACCCCTCGAAGTATGGAATTCCATTTTCCCGAGATGTTCGGTCCGCAAGGAGCAAAAGGCAAAAGACAATGCCCCTCACCTCTTGCACGCGGAGCTTTTAAGAAAAGCATCTTCTTCGCCACTGCCCCCCTACTGTTTTCCACAGGAGACCCAAAAAAAAAGGCAGAAAAGTGAAAAGCATGGAAAACTAAAACAAGCGAGAGCATGATTGAAGCATAATTTTTTCCTGATAAACATTatcttccttttttccttttcttttcctttacatTTCCGTGATGGGTCGGAAGGACACAAAACTATACCTGCCAGTCTTCTCTATTCTATGCATAAAAAAGGTCAAGAACCACAGCACCAGGGCGTTCCCAAAACTATCCCAGCTTAAAACTTCTAATGCCCTTCTTATATatggagggagggagggagagagagagttacATGCTTATATATCAAGGAAAAAAGATGAGGGTCAGTGAGTCACTCTTCCACAACATTCACCAGTTCATACTCCACCAGCGAGAGATTGTTATCCTCTTTAACCACAAATTTTGCAGGGTCAGCCAGCTCAACGCGCCCCCATTTGTCAACTGCTAGCCTCATCGATCCCTTGAACATGTCTATCTTTGCATTCCGCACAATGACTGTCGCGTCGGGCTTCATCAGATCAACTGCAGCAAATAAACTACCACATCACGCCTTAATGCACAAAGATGCATCGCATAAGAGATAATGGGCTGAATATAATCGAAGCATGATGTATACTGTTCAATATAGATGACTGCTGATAATTACAAATGGCAGGCAGACAGATTAAGCCTCAAATAAAATGAACAGAAAGAAATATTGAACCAAATGATCATCACACAGAAACACACATACCCACACACATAAGCCTGAAATGAGTTATGCTACAAAGAGAAGATGAAATTGATGCAACTTAATTCaaatctttgtattcaaaaacGCAAATCAAATTATTTAGCACAAACATATGTACCGGCAGTGAATGTTCAAGAACCCAGCTGAAACATACTTCCTAAAAGTTTGCCGTGGGTAACATCGTTGTAGTTTTTCACTTATGGTTCTCTATAAAACAAGAATCTGTAATAAATCTTGAAAACACGGCTGACCTGAACAACACTCTTAATGGGAAAGTCACAATGAGAAATTACTCACTTCTTATATCATGTTTCATCATTCATCTACCAGAACATCCCATCCCAGGCATTTTTCAAGTACAAGGGAAATAGGTTCCAACTTCCAAGCTAAAGTCTTAAAAACATTGTGTATGATTCTATGAAAAATAACAGATAAGCCTGAAATAATGCgcaaaaattatacaaaaaaattcaGAGTTGACCGTGTAACCCTTCGCAACAATTCACACATTCAAAAATGCAATCTAACCACATTTCTCAAAAGCTACTAATCGACACACAACCTACGCTAATTTCCTGCACACCCGGGAAcagaacctaaaaaaaaaaaattacaaattgaGGGGTCAAAAGCCATAGGGTTTGCACTAATTGAACGTTTAAAAAGACAGAGGGCAGAGGTTTAGTACAAATTGAGGGTTCAAAAGGACAGGGGGTTAGTGTAATTTCAGGGCTGCACCCACAACACACGAAAAATACGCAAAAGAACTCCTTTCATCGAGAAATAGATCATCTCAAAACATAAAATCAAAGAAATTTCCagtcaaaaatttaaaaagataaTTAACTTTTAGGGCTCTCTACTTCCTTAAAACAGCTCAACCCGTTGCATAAATTAACAGacagttataatttttttacacATTCACACGAAGTGCGAAATGTTTTATACCTTGATCATTGCGTGCAGTGAAGACTATGGTGCCGGTCTCGTCCCCGACAAGGCACTCTGAGATTCGAGTCTGGCGGAGGTGGGGCGACACCGATCGGCCCTTCTGCAAGACAGAGGTTGCTGTGAGAACCTTGAGGGTGAGGGTGTGGCCGCTGGTCCCCGGCTTCAGCTGCTCCACCTTCGTGAACACCGGCTTTCTGAGCCCTGGCTTCGCATCGCTCTGATCCGCATCGCTCTGCTCCGCATTCTTCGACATGCCCGCTCCCCCTTCAAAGactaacccaaaccctaattctCAGAACCACCAAACACTCGCTCTCACTCCCTTTCTCGGTGTCTGTCCTCTCTCTTCAAATCTCTGCTCAGCAGGAAATGAGATTTATGGGAGGGAGGAAGGCTCGCCGTAGTCGCTTCAGTTGCCAGAACGGAAAGTGATCGGATGGCTCGATCGAGCGCCACGTGTGAACTTTGCACTGGTTTACGTGGGAAAATGGTCGAAAGGGACTTCGGGTTCGGTCCAATGGGTTACGGGTATGTGCATGTCCATGATCGAAAATGGAATTGAAacatttatgtaatttaaattgaaaataaaattgggATAGGGAAGACATTAATGccaaaaaattattattgagtTTGTATAAGAAAGAAGCTTCCTACTTCTAAGAAAGGACTCACCCTACTGACAGGGCAGCACTGTAGTCCTTCTACTTGCGAGTCTGGTCCACTCGTCTAACGGGATCACCTGACAAAtgtcaatttattgggatgagacgacgttcagtaagacgaaatatgctattgttagtgtgtgacaagtgagaaaaataccataaataatacATCTGAATAAAACCTGTGTACCTGCAGCAAAATAAATCTTACCTaagttgtttaacataaactaattttttggaatattattttcataatactgctaatatctatatgtaagattattttttgtaaagttgatcatacatatatatataataactgagaaaattccttggatggataactgaaagtcatgatttaacccctcatgatagggttgtgtggctcgaaggtgggacttaacttagttggctgaccagggtaagtcaactgaactccaatagtcagatcggccccctcaacccatatctgatgaggaGCCTGTTCACaatataggcacgatcgacttctgaatatcatatactatctgagtaatggttgcactctgaattgaatataGCTACGATATTGTGCTCTCCTGGCTGAATATGGTCCCTTAGggtatgatattatatataaataactgatatttctaaaataccgcttttaccatgattttgtaataactgaaataaccataacaatatataaagtgatttgaataaattataataactgaatatctgaagtatctgcataactgaataactgaaatatctagTTAACTGTgataactgaatgttatggttctgaaattgGTACATCATAATGTTTTGAGAATGTTGTGAAATACAGGTTTCTGtacgtatactgtaaatcatggtattctgaaaactgtataaattttgtgctaatctaatattaaactcatgtcacacaactaaataataatattattaggttctgaaaactgtatatatagtctgaataataatttgctaaaaacataAGATTTGTACTGAACCATAATAGAATTACCtaatataacatatttcctttacctgattcctactaaaatcccctactgtgacgggtcctacacctgctgggttccccactcaacactctgaaagcaacatttatcaaaacaaaatatcactatttctttgactactacatttcctacaactgctgggaagccaaatattgcataaaaggtcttaccctgaatctgggatgaaatctaactttgtcCCACCAATGATTCGCTCAGGTAGACTTGGAgaaaactttcctaggagcgtcgtggtggcctcagatcttcgattaGATGACTAACgaagccagaatcgaagagagaaggaagagaaaccatagaggagagagagggaagagattTTCTGATTTTCCTGTGTAAAAATCTGGGTTTAAGACTATTTGTACcatgggtttcgtcgacgagccacgtcacctcatcgacgaagtcaagaaggcatctcgtcgacaaactctcctcCTCATGGACGAAATTCAGATTTGCCAAAAACATccttttggtattttcttgtcgaggAAGTGTACCCTTGTCAACGAACCTAAAACACcacgtcgtcgatgaacgcgaagtgtttgtcgacgaagtctgctactgcctttttattatttccattttccctctctcttaattatttaaatacaattattcttcAGCTTATTACAATTGTGTTTCTCACAGTTTATTCCCACTTAACCTACTCAATTTATGATATTATAATGGTCTGAAATATTATGCTTTGAAGGTGTTAATTGCCTACATAAGTGAATAGTAAATCTAGTGatacttttaaaaaattattttaaaataaataaaaaaaactttggTGAAATTTCAATTAACTTAACTTCACTCATAAGAAACATTTGTTCTATAAATCGCAAAAGTATGCCACAAATAATTGAATCCCAAAATGACAATTTGCTACTCCAATCAAATGACTAGCTTACAACCTTGCTAATCTAGCTAACtagtttacaaaaataaaaatattgactAGTTGTTGTGGGTTGATTCCTTGCACAATCTTTTATTCTTTCTCTTAACCAACTGTAGCCTCATCTTTTTCATGTACAAATTGGTCCTCCCCTATCATTTTCCCTTTGctttgctttatttatttatttttttctagaaaattttcatttctaaacATATGACAAAGCTACAATAGTAGGTCTCTCTGTTTATAGATTGGTGGGTACCAAATTGATAGCGTGAACAAAGGGTTTTTAAAGGAGTGGATGAGTCCAAGATGACTCATTCATATGtataatggttttttttttttgctatatatatatatatatatatatatatatatatatatatatattattttcatgctTTTACTTCAATCAAATTCTACTGCATAAGGTATGAATGAATGTTCTCTCTTTAGTTAGGAGGTCTCTATCACTCAAGAAATGTAAAGAGTGAATAAAATACTGTTATTTGATGGATTCATCAAATCTCAAAGAAGCTCAAATACTATTGTTAAATACATATTAAATCACTTAGATAAAAAagatatatttttctaaaattattattattttcgtgCATAAAAACACTAAATAGGATGAACATAATATATTCATGCAagtattttatcttttttattaaaaaaaaaaatttcaggagTTGCAATTGCCTTTCCACTTTATCTTTTCCCCCACCCTTTTAGCCAAAAATGCATTAAATAAAAAGATAGCAACTATATCAGAACTGTTGTGTTTTTGCATATTACATGCTTTTGACAAGCACATACCTTGAAACATTTGTTAAGAAATCAATTTACAATTTTCCCCTCCCTAAAATTTCATATTAGATATTGAATAAGATTTACTATTTTTGAGAAAGTAATCACGTGCAAAATACCTAGTAAAACTTTATCTGAGGATAAACCAATTATATAACCCATTACTTCCTGTCAATTTGTTGATAAATTTGGTGTACctttttttagatatttttttgcCATATTTACCTtgccaaagaaaaagaaaagaaaagaaaagaaaattctaCCATATCCTAGCAGACAAAGGGTCATGGGTGTCGCTTTTCTTGGTACCAAAAATACATATACTGTGTTGGGAAATACAAATCCacttattttcttcttttctatctATGGAGAGAGGGAGGAGTTGTGcacataaataatttttatttttaataaacgATGAAGAAGAAAACATAACATGGGCAAAGTCGAGCACTCAATTGGGTCCATTGCGGATGGAGATCTCCTGCAACAAGCATTCTTCAATGGTTACGCCAATGATTCTAGTGTGCATTTGACAGACATGATTAATTAGTGATGACCCACCCAAATGAGCTTTGAAATTTTTAGCACACTTGAATTGGTGAAAACGAACAATATCAAAGCATCTAGCTATAAACATTCATCAGTATCACAAAAATAAGAGGCATATATTTTCCAAGAAACCCAAATCTGCTTCTGCCCTTCAAATCCACAGAGCTTCCGATTGATTTAAAATAGAGTATAGTATATTTAAAACTTAATATGATATGAATGGCTCCAGATGCCCAAAGTGGGCTGAACTGGCTCCCTTTGTAGTGTTGGAAATGACAGCAGCTTTAACAAGAGAATTACAGAGAGCAAAAAGAGTTGAAGTCGGTTGTGGAGGACAATACCACATACTTCAATTACAATACAATGCTTAAGCAACCTCTTACTCTGCTGGAAAGCATCAACGGTACCTTTCACACAAATGGATAGCTCACAAATTTGGAAACTGTGAAGGACTAGCAGTAAACCAGCAGGCTCGACTCCCAGAGGTGCAGGATGCATCATGCCTTTTGGAGAAGAAAACTAATGAGTAAATTTCATGACAAAACAACAGATGAGCACCTTTGGAAGATGGAATAATGATGACCCCATGATTAAATCAACTTGAAGTGTCCGTCACATACGGAATGCGGATCCTGTTTGTTTCAGGGCCTGCTACCATATCATCCCACAGCAAATCTGAGAGTGCCATAGTCAGTTCTCCTACTCTTCCTGTTGCACACAAAAACATAACCTTTATTTCATGAAATTGAACAGGGAGAATGCAACAACCATCGTGTTAGTATATTATAGTTCAGCAAAAAAAATGACAGTGCCACCTTAAGGCAAATGACAAAGCAAAAATTGATCAAAAttattgaacatagtgtatagtttttAGTCTCACATCGGAATGTTAGGATAACCTCACTCTCTTGTATAgctatataaatatctcaaagttGTAAGTACGCCAAGTGATATTCACTTCCTTTTATatagttctttctctcttttactttcttcttggtatcagagcaaggttgggTTATTTGTTTATGGTCCAGGTTCTCAATTGAGCCATATGCTCTGCACTTGCCACATATGTGGAGCTTGTGCATCAGAAAGCTTTATTAGTAGTAGGTTGAGTCGTATGCTCTATACTTGCCACTTTTAGTGGATCTTATACATCAGAAAACTCAGTCTACTATTTTTCCCGGTGCATCATTTCATACTGTCACTTTCCAGTTACCATTTTCTGGTGACTCCGTCGACTTTTCTGGCACCCTTTTTCGGCGACTTCCAGCGACTTTCCTAGTGCCTTCCGGCGGCTTCAATAATTTTTTCGGCGACTTCCAGCAACTTTCCTGGTGCCTTCCGACGACTTCAACAACTTTTCCGGTGACTTCCATCGACTTTCCCAGTGCCTTTCGGcgactttctttgctttgctgtGTTGATACTTTTGCAActtattcttcttctttacaATGGCTACCAAGGACGGTGATATGTCTACCAAGGATAGTAAATCCACCCTTTGCTGCAGGTAACCCTATTGCCCTTTTAAGTAAGTCTGGAACGCCCAGTGGCACACCTGTTTCTTCTCTAAATCTTCCACGCTCGAACTTATCCCTGGCTCAGACTGCTCCTATTCAGAAGGTCAACAGCATTCTACTGAATGGCGGCAACTTTCATGCCTCGTCACAGTCACTTCGCTTATATCTTGGGGGCTGTGGCAAGGCTGAGTGGTTGTTAGGATTGGAGTTTCGCCCTGCTAATACTGATCTGGCTCACTGACAATGGTCCATTGACAATTGTGTCATCTGGGTTGGATATTTGCTTCTATGGAAGATCGTCTCTACAGGATGTTCATGTTTCATGATACATACCTTGACCAAAATGTTTGCCCACACAAGGTGTGAGGCTTGGATTTTAGAGCTCTATCAAGAGCTCCACTAGGCTTCTTTGGGTTTATCTGTGATAGACTTCTTCGGCTATCTTCAGTCTCGGTGGGAGGAGCTTGCCCAGTATGAGCCTCTTTTTGAGTTTCCTACCGAGGCAGCAGCTATTGACTTTGCCAGGACCGTCAGCATACCTATCAGTTCTGGATGGGTTTAAAACCTGAGTTCAAATCATTCTGGACTCAGATTCTGAACACATCCCCAGTGCCCTCTTTGTACGAGGCATTTGCAATGATTGATGGTGATGATTGGCGACGATGTCTTCTCCCTGGATTTGCTTCTTCTAGCGTGCCCGAGCAGGTTGCCCTTGCAGCCCCTACTAGTGCTAGGTCTGTTGACCGCAAGACTCGATTCTGCCAGCACTGCCAACGGAATAATCACACCATTGAGCACTGCTTCATTCTCCACCATGAGCTGCAAGAGCGTTACTTCAAACAGGCCTCTCATGGTCGTGGTCGTGGCAAAGGTCATGGACCTTCTAACATTGGAGCTGTTGCAGAATCTCTTCCTACACCTCCAGCTTCTCTTACTCCTGCACCTACTGCTGCTCCATATTTCTCTCAGCTCCAGGCTCAGCTTACTCAGCTTCAGTTTCAGATTAGCCTCCTTGCCTTTGCTGCACCTACTGCATCCTCCTCTACAACCACCTTTGCTACAGGTAACCCTATTGCTCTTTTAAGTAAGTCTAGCACGCCCAGTGGCACACTAATTTGGATACTGGACTCAGGGGCGAACAACCATTTAACTGGTGAGGCATCTTTCGTTAAATCCCTTGTCCTTTCGTTGGTTCCTACTGTCCACATTGCCAATGGTACCTCTCGTTCCATTCACACTCAAGGCACTGCCTGTTTATCCTCGACTCTATCTTTATTCCCTGTTTATTATATTCCACACTTTTTCTATAACTTGTTATCTGTTAGTTATATTGCCAAACAATATAACTGTGCTGTGGTTTTCTTACAAAACTCttgttacttgaaggacctgagtTCGAGGAAGATTTTTGGCAGGGGCTTTGAAAGGGACGGGCTCTACTACTTTGGCGATCCGCCTTCCTACCCTGCATCCTCTTCTAGCTTTCAGGCATCTATTTTGCCTTCTAATGTTTCCTCTGTTTTCTCTTTAAAAAACTTGGATTTGTGGCATGCCCGTTTGGGACatgcaaattttaaatatttgtgttgGCTATTTCCAGAATTTAATAAAGCttgcaaaaattttaatttttagtgtGCTACTTGCGAATTATCTAAGCATATTGAGGTGGATATTCATTTCATCAGGGAAAAAGTTCGTTCTGGGATTATCTCTCCCCACTTTATCTCCTCCAAAGGCCAGGTTGCTAATGTTTTCACTCAGTTGGCCCAGGTTTATTACAGACTGCTCTCTTCAAGTTTCGACTTGTCAACATCTTCATtttagcttgagggggagtattgaacatagtgtatagtttttGGTCCCATATCGGAATGTTAGGATAACCTCACTCTCTTGTATAGCTATATATACATGTCAAAGTTGTAAGCTA
It encodes the following:
- the LOC131144554 gene encoding uncharacterized protein At4g28440-like, which gives rise to MSKNAEQSDADQSDAKPGLRKPVFTKVEQLKPGTSGHTLTLKVLTATSVLQKGRSVSPHLRQTRISECLVGDETGTIVFTARNDQVDLMKPDATVIVRNAKIDMFKGSMRLAVDKWGRVELADPAKFVVKEDNNLSLVEYELVNVVEE